The Streptomyces vinaceus genome contains the following window.
GGGGCGAAGGAGTTCGAGTACGTGCTGCCGCGCCCCTAGGCTCACTTTCTAGTGCTGGAGGGCAGCCGCCTCCGGCCAGCGGTAGCGGGCCTGTTCGCGGCTGCGGCACAGGGCGAGCAGGGGGAGGGAGCCCTCCTGCAGGAGCTCGGGGAGCTGGGGGATGGGGGCCACGGCGGCCACGTCCTCCAGGACCAGCGTGAGTGGTGGGTCGAGCCGGCCGTGGGATGACCGTGCGGCCATGCGGCGGCCGTGCTCGACCACGCTCGCGGCGAGTGCGGTGAGCAACGGCATCGCACCCGGGTGGGTATGGGGGTCTTCCAGCGATTCGCCCACCAGATAGAGGGTGCCCCCTTCGGCGACGAACGATGCCAAGGTCAGTGCATCCGTTCGGTTCGGATTGCAGGCCTCGCGGATGTGGATGGACGTGAGGCAGGAGAGGGCACGGGCCGTCAGGTGCTGGGCCTGCTCGCGGCGTTCGGGGTGGGCGGTGAGGGCGCTCTCCAGCTCGCCGGCGGAGCCGGGGGCGGCCTGGGGGTGCGTACGGAGGATGCGTACCGGGTCCTGGGCGCTGTTGCCCTGGGCCCAGCGGTGCAGCTGCTTGAACGGGCGGTCGTCGAGGGCCGCGGCCTGCAGCCAGCTGCGCAGGAGCGTTTCCGCCGTGTCGGCGATGGCCGCGTCCATACGGGCCTGGGGGCGTACGGGGGCCAGCAGGGCGATCGCGCGGGCGGCGGCGGTGTCGCGGTCGGCGCAGGAGTCGGCCGGGTTCCAGTGCATGCGGGCCGGGGTGTCGCACAGGTGCGAGGGGTCGTAGAGGAGGACCGGGCCGAGTTTGGCGCGGGCGTCCTTCGTCTCCGCCCAGAGGGCGGGGGAGGAGGTGACGACCAGGGCCGCGCCTTCCGCTGCCGCGAGGGCTTGGAGGGCGAGGGGGTGGCGCTGGGCCTGGCTGCCGTAGGCCATGGGGGTGTTGTCGTCGTTGCCGCCGCCGTTGTCGGAGGCGGCGGCCTCGTCGTGTCTCCGCGGCTCGAACGTCGGCGGGGCCGGGATGGGGAGCGTGGGGAGGGGCTGCTGAGCGGTCGGGGCGGGGATCGTGGGGCCGGCGCTGCCGGGGGCGTTGCCCGCGGGCTGCCGGGCCTCGGACACCGCCGGGTGCGGGTCGGCCGGGGCGGGCGGCGGGCCCGGCTTGGAGCGACGGGAGCGGGTGCGGGCGATCACGCCCATGACGAAGATCGTCAGGACGAGCAGGACCAGGAGCTGGCTGATGAACAGGCCCCAGAACAGCCCCCAGCCCGAGAGGGCCGATGGGGCCGTGTCCGGCCAGGCTCCCGGGATGTCGTGCGGTTGAGCTATCAGGGCGCGGACCGCGCCCGCGGTGCGGGTGAACGTAACGGTGGACGGCCAGGCGCCCTTCGAGAAGAGCGCGGCCAGGCCCGTGGACGTCCAGACCAGGGTCGCCAGCCCCAGGAGGAAGGCCAGGAGGGCGATCAGGAGGCCGTCCGGGATGCCGCCCGGTTTGCCGTTCCGTTCGTCGTGCATCTACGCCACCGTTGTCGCCGAGCCAGGGCCGCCGTTGCGGTGGCGTTCCATGAGGAGGGCTCTTTCCTCCGCCTCCAGTTCGGCCGCCAGCAGGTCGTCGGGGAGCTGGGAGGAGGACTCCGTCATGGCGCGGTCCGTGTAGACGAGGGGGCGTTCGGCCTCGGTGATCAGGTGTTTGACCACCTGGACGTTGCCGTTGACGTCCCAGACCGCGATGCCGGGGGTGAGGGTGGGGATGATCTCCACGGCCCAGCGGGGCAGGCCGAGTACGCGGCCCGTCGCGCGGGCCTCGTCCGCTTTCTGGGCGTAGATCGTACGGGTGGAGGCCATCTTGAGGATGGCTGCGGCCTCGCGGGCGGCCGCGCCGTCGACGACGTCGGACAGGTGGTGGACGACGGCCACGAAGGACAGGCCGAGGCGGCGGCCGAACTTCAGGAGGCGCTGGAACAGCTGCGCCACGAAGGGGCTGTTGATGATGTGCCAGGCCTCTTCGACGAGGAAGATGCGCTTCTTGCGGTCCGGGCGGATCCAGGTGTGCTCCAGCCAGACGCCCACGATCGCCATCAGGATCGGCATGGCGATCGAGTTGCGGTCGATGTGCGAGAGGTCGAAGACGATGAGCGGGGCGTCGAGGTCGATGCCCACGGTCGTGGGGCCGTCGAACATGCCGCGGAGGTCGCCGTCGACCAGGCGGTCGAGGACGAGGGCCACGTCGAGGCCCCAGGCCCGTACATCGTCTATGTCGACGTTCATGGCCTCCGCGGATTCGGCCTCCGGGTGGCGGAGCTGTTCCACGATGTCCGTGAGGACCGGCTGGCGGTCGCGGATCGTGTCGACGACGTACGCGTGCGCGACCTTGAGCGCGAAGCCGGAGCGTTCGTCGAGGCCGTGGCCCATGGCGACTTCGATGATGGTCCGGAGCAGCGCGAGCTGGCCGGTCGTGGTGATCGCCGGGTCGAGGGGGTTGAGGCGGATCCCGTCGTCGTTGGCGGCGATGGGGTCCAGGCGGATGGGGGTTATCCCCAGCTGCTGGGCGATGAGGTTCCACTCGCCGACGCCGTCCTCGCCCTGGGCGTCGAGTACGACGACCTGGCGGTCGCGGAAGCGGAGCTGGCGCAGGACGTACGTCTTCTCCAGGGCGGACTTGCCGTTGCCGGACTCGCCGAGGACCAGCCAGTGGGGGGCCGGCAGCTGCTGGCCGTACAGCTGGAAGGGGTCGTAGATGTAGCCCTTGCCGCTGTAGACCTCACGGCCGATGATCACACCGGAGTCGCCGAGTCCGGGGGCGGCGGTGGGCAGGTAGACGGCCTGCGCCTGCCCGGTGGAGGTGCGTACGGGCAGTCGGGTGGTCTCGACCTTGCCGAACAGGAAGCTGGTGAAGGCGTCCGTCAGAGCGGACATGGGATCTCGCATGGGCGGCACTTCCCTCCAGCTAGCGTCGGATGCCGGTGGCGAACGGCAAGGTGTTGACGAAGGCGCGGTGGTGTTCGCGGTCGCACCACTCCAGCTTCAGGTAGGACTTGCCCGCGGAGGCGCGGATGGTGCGCTTGTCGCGGGCGAGGGCCTCCGGGGATCGGGAGGACACCGTGATGTACCCGACCAGGTTGACTCCCGCCGCACCGCTGGCGAGATCTTCACCCCTCTGGTCGAGCCGGCCGTGGGCGGCGATGTCGCGGGGGTCGACGGTGCGGTTCATCTTGGCGGCGCGGCTGGCGTCGGCCTCGTCGTTGGTCTTCTCGGTGAGCATGCGCTCGATGGCCACCTCGGTGGGCTCCAGATCCATGGTGACGGCGACGGTGCGGATCACGTCGGGGGTGTGGACGAGGAGGGGGGCGAGGAAGTTGACGCCGACGGGGGTCATCGGCCATTCCTTCACCCAGGCCGTGGCGTGGCACCAGGGGGCGCGGGTGGAGGACTCGCGGGTCTTGGCCTGGAGGAAAGTGGGTTCCACCGCGTCGAGTTCGGCGGGCCAGGCGTTGCGCTTGGTCATGGCCTGGATGTGGTCGATGGGGTGGTCGGGGTCGTACATGGAGTGCACGAGGGAGGCGAGGCGGCCCTGGCCGAGGGGCTGGCGGACGCGGATGTCGGCCTCGGCGAGGCGGGCGCAGATGTCGGTGAGCTCGCGGGCCATGACGATGGCGAGGCCGGCGTCGCGGTCGAGCTTGCGGCCCTTGTGGGGGGTGCCGGCGCGGGCGATGGTGTGGGCCTCGGCGGCGAGTTCGCGCGTGTAGTGCATACAGGCGACGAGGTAGGCGCGGTGCTGCTCGGAGGAGGTGGAGACCATCGACTGGAGCTGGTCGTACGAGTCGCGCAGCCAGACGGGGGCCTTGGTGTCGCCGCGCTGGGCGACGTCCTTGGCGTGGGCGTCCGGGTCGGCGGGGAGCGTACGGGCGAGCATCTGGAGGCGGGTGACGAAGCCGTCGCCGTTGGCGACGTGCTTGAGGAGGGTGCCGAAGCGGTCGACGAGGGCTTCCTGGTCCTCGCTGTCGCGCAGGCCGACGCCGGGGCCCTCGATCTCGATGGCGGCGGTGACGGTTCTGCGGTCGGCGTGGAGGAGGACGGCGATCTCGTCGGGGCCGAAGGGGGCGGCGAGCCAGTTGATCCGGCCGATGCCGGGGGGCGGGCCGACCTCGACCTCGCGGCCGTCGGAGGCGCGGACGCCGGCCTCCATGGCGGAGGAGCGGTAGGTGGTGCCGCGGCGCAGGGTGCGCTTGTAGCTGCGGTTGATCTCGAACCACTTGTAGAACGTGCGGCCCTTGTACGGGACGTACACGGCGGCGAGCGCGAGCATGGGGAACCCGGCGAGGGTGACGATGCGCAGGGTGAGGCTGGGGACGAGCAGGCCGCTCATCATGCCGAAGAAGGCGCCGACGATGATCAGGGCGATCTCGCCGCTCTCGCGGTTCTTGCCGACGATCGCGTTCGGCCGGGCCCGGCCGATGAGATACGTGCGGCGGGGCGCGACCGGGTGCAGCTGGTGGGACTGGGTCGTCAACGCCCGTCACCTCCTGTGTTCCTCGTACTCGATCCGGAGCGGGGCGCGGGTGCGGCGGAGGGTGCAGATCCGCCGCCGGAGGTGGGGCGGCTGCTGTGGGCGGCCACGCCTCCGGAGAGGGGGTTGGCGGGGCGGGGGGCGCTGGAGCTGCCGCCGTCGCCGCCGCCGCGGTGGGCGCCGCGGCTGCTGTGGGTCTTGATGCCCTGGGATACGAGGGAGGCCGGGGAGCTGATGACGGCGGCGGCCTGGGCGCCGTCGGTGGCCTTGCTGCGGTTGGAGCGGGCGGAGGCGATCTCGTCGCCGAAGCCGGGGACGAAGCGGTAGATCATCGCGGAGGCGAAGATCGCCAGGAGGATGATCGCGAGGCCGGAGACGACGGCGGAGAAGGCGTTGGGGCCCTTCTCGCCGGCGAGGGCGCCGGCGAGGCCGAGGACGATGACGATGACCGGCTTCACGAGGATGACGGCGATCATGATGCCGGCCCAGCGGCGGACGTGGCCCCAGAGGTTGCGGTCGACGAGCCCGGCGTAGACGACCACGCCGAGGAGGGCGCCGACGTAGAGGAGGGCGGCCCGGATGAAGAGTTCGAGGAAGAGGACGCCGGCGGCGAGGACGGTGACCAGGGAGACGACGATCAGCATGATCGGGCCGCCGCCGATGGAGTCGCCCTTCTTGAGGGCCTCGATGAAGGAGCCGAAGAACACGTCGGTCTGGCCGCCGCTCGCCGAGGCGATGACTTCCGTGACGCCGTCGGTTGCGGAGACGACGGTGTAGAGGATCAGGGGGGTGAAGGCGGAGGCGAGGACGGTGAGCCAGAGGAAGCCGACGGCTTCGGAGATGGCGGTGGTGAGGGGGACGCCGCGGATGGCGCGCTTGGCCACGGCGAAGAGCCAGAGCACGAGGGTGAGGATGGTGGAGGCGGCGAAGACGACGGCGTACTGCTTGAGGAAGGCGCCGTTGGTGAAGTCGACGTTGGCCGTGCCGTTGATCGCTTTGCTGAGCTCGGTGACGATCCAGGCCGCGGCGTCGGCGCAGCCCTTGGCCAGGGAGGCGAGGGGGTTGAGGGCGTCGGCCGGGTCGCTGGGCGCTAGGCCTGTGCGGGGGGTGCCGGCGGCGCCGTCGCCTCGTTCGCAGTAGTCCTTGGCGGGGCCCCGGATCAGGTCGCAGGGGTCGTTACTCGCCTGTGGGCTGGGCGCGCTCGGGCTGGGTGCGGGAGCGGCGACGGCGCGGGTGGCCAGGAGGACAGCAGTGGTCTGCAGGGCGGCTACGACGGCTGTGAAGGACAGACCCCGACGGCTAGCGTGCATAGGTGAGCCCCCCGAACTGCGATACGGCGGCGGCCATCTCCTCGGCGGAGGCAGCCCTCTGGTCCCGGCCCACCGGGGCCGGGCCGTCCTTCTGCGTGAAGTCGGCCACGCGCCAGTCCCCGTTGGTCCAGCGGAGCTCGAAGGTGTTGGTGTACCAGCTCTCCGCGACCGGGTTCTTCGAACCCTCGCCCGCGAGACCGAACAGGGTCGAGTGCCAGACGGAGACGGTCGCGGCGTCGGTGGAGAACTTCTCCACCTTGGTCCCGACGGGGTTCGTACGGGAGATGAACTGGAGGCCCTTCGGAGCCTTTCCGCCGGAATCGAGGCCGATGCGCGCCAGGAACTGCGCGTCCGTGTAGACACGGTCGAGGTCGCTCTGGCGAGCGGCGGCCACGTCCGGCACGTACACAGCCTGGACGGTCGCCTTTCTGCGGGCGCTGTCGAACATGCCGTCAGAACCCAGTGCCACCGCGTAATTGGCGGCGGCTGACTGGGCGCCCTGTTCGGTTTGGGGGAAGCCGGAGGGGATTCCGCCGTTCTTGCCGTCTACCGGGCGGGTGCCTGTGGCTGCTGTGGAGGCTGGGGGTGGGGGGGTGTTCGTGGTGGGGGTGGAGGGGGCGTCTCCGGACTGGTTGGCGAAGGCGATCGCGGCGATCAGGAGGACCACCACGCCGACCACCGTGACCAGGCCGCGCGAGGCGCGCGGGGTGCGGCGGGGTGGGCCGTACTGGTCCGAGGGGGAGTCGGGGAGGCGGGTGCGGGTCTGGCCCGTGCCGCCGATCTCGCCGTACCCGCTGCCGCCGGCGCCGCCGCCGTACTGGTCGTCGTTGCTCATTCCGTGTCCGCCCCCTCCGCCTCGTACGACGGTAGCGCTGGTTGTCTTCAGGTCCGGCAGCCGGTGGCGGCCCGGCTAGACGGCCATTCCGTAGACGATGGTGAAGAGGGTGCCGAGGGAGCCGATGATGAACACGCCGGTCAGGCCGGCGACGATCAGGCCCTTGCCCTGCTCAGCGCTGAAGGTGTCC
Protein-coding sequences here:
- a CDS encoding SCO6880 family protein; protein product: MTTQSHQLHPVAPRRTYLIGRARPNAIVGKNRESGEIALIIVGAFFGMMSGLLVPSLTLRIVTLAGFPMLALAAVYVPYKGRTFYKWFEINRSYKRTLRRGTTYRSSAMEAGVRASDGREVEVGPPPGIGRINWLAAPFGPDEIAVLLHADRRTVTAAIEIEGPGVGLRDSEDQEALVDRFGTLLKHVANGDGFVTRLQMLARTLPADPDAHAKDVAQRGDTKAPVWLRDSYDQLQSMVSTSSEQHRAYLVACMHYTRELAAEAHTIARAGTPHKGRKLDRDAGLAIVMARELTDICARLAEADIRVRQPLGQGRLASLVHSMYDPDHPIDHIQAMTKRNAWPAELDAVEPTFLQAKTRESSTRAPWCHATAWVKEWPMTPVGVNFLAPLLVHTPDVIRTVAVTMDLEPTEVAIERMLTEKTNDEADASRAAKMNRTVDPRDIAAHGRLDQRGEDLASGAAGVNLVGYITVSSRSPEALARDKRTIRASAGKSYLKLEWCDREHHRAFVNTLPFATGIRR
- a CDS encoding ATP-binding protein, whose amino-acid sequence is MRDPMSALTDAFTSFLFGKVETTRLPVRTSTGQAQAVYLPTAAPGLGDSGVIIGREVYSGKGYIYDPFQLYGQQLPAPHWLVLGESGNGKSALEKTYVLRQLRFRDRQVVVLDAQGEDGVGEWNLIAQQLGITPIRLDPIAANDDGIRLNPLDPAITTTGQLALLRTIIEVAMGHGLDERSGFALKVAHAYVVDTIRDRQPVLTDIVEQLRHPEAESAEAMNVDIDDVRAWGLDVALVLDRLVDGDLRGMFDGPTTVGIDLDAPLIVFDLSHIDRNSIAMPILMAIVGVWLEHTWIRPDRKKRIFLVEEAWHIINSPFVAQLFQRLLKFGRRLGLSFVAVVHHLSDVVDGAAAREAAAILKMASTRTIYAQKADEARATGRVLGLPRWAVEIIPTLTPGIAVWDVNGNVQVVKHLITEAERPLVYTDRAMTESSSQLPDDLLAAELEAEERALLMERHRNGGPGSATTVA
- a CDS encoding type VI secretion protein translates to MHDERNGKPGGIPDGLLIALLAFLLGLATLVWTSTGLAALFSKGAWPSTVTFTRTAGAVRALIAQPHDIPGAWPDTAPSALSGWGLFWGLFISQLLVLLVLTIFVMGVIARTRSRRSKPGPPPAPADPHPAVSEARQPAGNAPGSAGPTIPAPTAQQPLPTLPIPAPPTFEPRRHDEAAASDNGGGNDDNTPMAYGSQAQRHPLALQALAAAEGAALVVTSSPALWAETKDARAKLGPVLLYDPSHLCDTPARMHWNPADSCADRDTAAARAIALLAPVRPQARMDAAIADTAETLLRSWLQAAALDDRPFKQLHRWAQGNSAQDPVRILRTHPQAAPGSAGELESALTAHPERREQAQHLTARALSCLTSIHIREACNPNRTDALTLASFVAEGGTLYLVGESLEDPHTHPGAMPLLTALAASVVEHGRRMAARSSHGRLDPPLTLVLEDVAAVAPIPQLPELLQEGSLPLLALCRSREQARYRWPEAAALQH